In Pseudomonas fluorescens NCIMB 11764, a single window of DNA contains:
- a CDS encoding NEL-type E3 ubiquitin ligase domain-containing protein, translating to MTDLHGRISALPTPGDDDNKGRHYAFIKRRIHPAFKGASLRRIRELSLSRATSGHWVQTTRDFDHTPLQEANLELWSAQDTVDQVMEKVQGVYEFAEPLLTDALLKQFGVDVDVKTTCLYLYLPKQLPWYASNINGVVTRTVSLLDAALHNFSSKETCEVDSNYISQPDALGHFDILPIKRKMPIARFQSLCRELDIGARYTKYLEEQLLPSDGLAQVVLKRKIVESEKAAFKAAAELAVLTGEIDAEARDLVLKMLDGQRNLTRKGRVMHFAELSILDSLLTGIVLIAPRPEQRIRDVTPVIVYVPQDPEHPLKEYPSTVAFMNELTRQLRDNDIASSTGMTYQQYFSRFVDQSDRGHFFGGLQQRLFEVKWHQKEPLDQGPSWREVPVDNPNLHVKAAPIPGELWEYLFQQKLNKVLNDARHIAVSTADADSNARWAWWDNFKKIVSDIFNIALMVVTPFVPGLGEMMMAYSVYQMTSDVVEGIVDMTFGMWTEAGEHIAGVVSDVLSLVAFAAGAKIGNLVRLKLSPLIEGMKPVTLPNGEPRLWHPDLKPYERADMKLPADASPDALGLHAHEGQDILPLDNKHYAVQKDPQTGNYRVKHPHRDNAYLPEIRHNGRGAWTHEAENPRAWDRPTLMRRLGHSVDGFNDLQLDNARIASGTDDAALRRMYVDNTAPPPLLDDSLTRLNIQQQTRHAIERIRTGQPLDPASWWFEPLATYLDGWPADKALKVYEDVDMSGRYRQYGNAEASEAQTLSTSQSQLMSEQFAPRLVEFLSEEELQAVLGRSTVKSERVQALRDRLADEASRLNADIVNQLYQGAQPSDDPQIRLVRQAFPELPTRAAQTLLNSADAADLMRLSEEQRLPLGLKSRAREAAFEARTNHAYEGFHDGAQWVAETERLVLNALRIHTDTFAQLRIEVREGNDAGPLRSSVGAHDSATVRVLVKDDVNQFEVWDAANHKLHEATDFYEAVLNALPKDKQAQLGYRPGQGAFLKQWVMAKTETPAQRRTALAAPPIRPTADHEAMMLLRGPGFSTTAATLTERVQDIYPHFNEREVNTFVRSLGSQEQGHQTLTRLDRELDDLRVLFNRWRYQQPDSWGPDQRGFMNSGGLHIVERFIDCFKRKSTVFGERSLTADGGYALDLSTEFEVLDLERWWKDLPEIKHYLDQISTLNLDRTTFSETASGLLNDFPHLRQLSARSCGLTRLPETIGKMHHLQTLRLMNNDITLTPSAVEQLRNLTRLETLRLDDNRQLGRLPDVGRMPKLRILSLSNTGATTWPDGLFGPFNKRRPRGFFLDLQENPISVIPTVVPGSEDAFLLARTRLYEKQLSDKNLVIFKAYRRSVGIAPKQVYADAARDTMNLWPMKDDSVWWSAEVSGLGTFREEAWHDLMTEPGSEDFFALIQKQTRSADYRAGGELRQQLSSRVWRMIEAIDLDTGLRKDLFEMARAPTTCADAGAQVFNHMGIKVLASEAYALSTSNAVLESKLVNLAKGAARLARVDDIARADFGSRPGNPDEVEVYLAYETGLAQRLGLPWQSESMLYRRVAGVSAETLDTAFETVMSMEAGDGLVNDMLEQPFWQKYLRDTYPNEFRRNTRLYEARSDLLEELREVQHAWANAKGQQIAQRRALKQRLLDLARRLDIDESVVLTDQDMTDEVYGGLLHDMGYEEKELSRKLTRAALQKDARQ from the coding sequence ATGACTGACTTACACGGACGTATATCAGCGCTACCGACCCCCGGGGACGACGACAACAAAGGCCGCCACTACGCGTTCATCAAGCGCCGTATCCACCCCGCTTTCAAGGGTGCTTCGCTGCGACGGATTCGGGAGCTGAGCCTCTCTCGAGCGACTTCGGGGCATTGGGTACAGACCACCAGGGATTTCGATCACACGCCGTTACAGGAAGCCAACCTTGAACTCTGGTCCGCTCAAGACACAGTCGACCAGGTCATGGAGAAGGTGCAAGGCGTTTACGAGTTCGCCGAACCGTTGCTGACCGACGCGTTACTGAAACAGTTCGGTGTCGACGTCGATGTAAAGACAACCTGCTTGTACCTTTATCTACCCAAACAGCTTCCCTGGTATGCCAGCAACATCAACGGCGTGGTGACCCGAACCGTTTCCTTGCTGGACGCGGCACTGCATAACTTCTCGAGCAAGGAAACCTGCGAGGTCGACTCGAATTACATCAGCCAGCCTGATGCGCTCGGGCACTTCGACATCCTGCCGATCAAACGCAAAATGCCCATTGCCCGGTTCCAGAGCCTCTGTCGCGAACTGGATATCGGGGCGCGTTACACGAAGTACCTCGAAGAACAGTTGCTGCCCAGTGACGGCCTCGCGCAGGTTGTTTTGAAACGCAAGATCGTCGAGAGCGAAAAAGCCGCGTTCAAAGCGGCCGCTGAACTGGCCGTTCTGACAGGCGAGATCGATGCCGAGGCCCGCGACCTGGTCCTGAAGATGCTCGATGGCCAGCGCAACCTGACCCGCAAAGGCCGGGTGATGCACTTCGCCGAATTGTCCATTCTCGACAGCCTGCTGACCGGAATCGTGTTGATCGCACCGAGGCCGGAACAACGCATCCGTGACGTGACACCGGTGATTGTTTACGTCCCGCAGGACCCTGAGCACCCGTTGAAAGAGTACCCCTCGACCGTCGCGTTCATGAATGAACTGACGCGTCAGTTGCGCGACAACGACATCGCATCGTCCACCGGCATGACCTACCAGCAATACTTCAGCCGGTTCGTCGATCAATCAGATCGAGGGCATTTTTTCGGTGGGCTGCAACAACGTCTGTTCGAGGTGAAATGGCATCAGAAAGAGCCGCTGGACCAGGGGCCGAGTTGGCGGGAAGTGCCGGTTGACAACCCTAATCTGCATGTCAAAGCCGCACCGATTCCCGGCGAACTCTGGGAGTACCTCTTCCAGCAAAAACTCAACAAAGTCCTTAATGACGCCCGGCACATTGCGGTGTCCACCGCCGATGCCGATTCCAATGCCCGATGGGCCTGGTGGGATAACTTCAAGAAAATAGTCTCGGACATCTTCAACATCGCCCTGATGGTCGTCACGCCGTTCGTTCCCGGGCTGGGTGAAATGATGATGGCCTACTCCGTGTATCAGATGACCAGCGACGTCGTCGAAGGCATTGTCGACATGACCTTCGGGATGTGGACCGAAGCCGGCGAACATATTGCCGGTGTGGTCTCGGACGTTCTTTCGCTGGTGGCGTTTGCCGCCGGCGCGAAGATCGGAAACCTTGTACGCCTGAAACTGTCACCGCTGATCGAAGGCATGAAACCGGTCACCCTGCCCAACGGCGAACCCCGGCTGTGGCATCCCGACCTCAAGCCTTATGAGCGGGCCGATATGAAGTTGCCGGCTGACGCCAGCCCTGACGCGCTGGGACTGCATGCCCACGAAGGCCAGGACATTCTGCCACTGGATAACAAGCACTACGCCGTGCAAAAGGACCCGCAAACCGGCAACTACCGTGTCAAACACCCACATCGCGACAATGCCTATTTACCCGAGATAAGACACAACGGCCGCGGTGCCTGGACTCATGAAGCCGAGAACCCGCGAGCATGGGATCGACCGACATTGATGCGTCGCCTCGGCCACTCGGTGGATGGCTTCAACGACCTGCAACTGGACAACGCTCGCATCGCCAGCGGCACTGACGACGCTGCGCTGCGCCGGATGTACGTCGACAACACCGCCCCGCCACCGCTACTGGACGACAGCCTCACACGCCTGAACATCCAGCAACAGACCCGACATGCCATTGAACGGATTCGCACCGGCCAGCCCCTGGATCCTGCCTCCTGGTGGTTTGAACCCCTGGCGACTTACCTGGACGGCTGGCCGGCGGATAAAGCCCTGAAGGTTTACGAAGACGTCGACATGAGCGGCCGGTACCGCCAGTACGGCAATGCCGAGGCGAGCGAGGCGCAGACGCTGTCCACCAGCCAGTCGCAGCTCATGAGCGAGCAGTTTGCGCCCAGACTTGTCGAGTTCCTCAGCGAGGAAGAGCTGCAAGCGGTGCTCGGCCGGTCAACCGTCAAAAGCGAACGGGTGCAAGCATTGCGTGATCGTCTGGCGGACGAAGCCAGTCGACTGAACGCTGACATCGTCAATCAGCTTTACCAAGGTGCCCAACCGTCCGACGATCCGCAGATCCGGCTCGTTCGCCAGGCATTTCCCGAGCTGCCAACCCGTGCGGCACAGACGCTGCTGAACAGTGCCGACGCTGCCGACCTCATGCGCCTGAGCGAGGAGCAACGTCTGCCGTTGGGCCTGAAAAGCCGAGCGCGTGAAGCGGCCTTCGAAGCCCGGACCAACCATGCGTACGAAGGCTTTCATGACGGCGCGCAGTGGGTAGCGGAAACCGAACGCCTGGTGCTGAACGCATTGAGGATTCATACCGACACGTTCGCGCAATTGCGCATCGAGGTTCGCGAAGGCAACGATGCCGGCCCCTTGCGCAGCAGCGTGGGTGCACACGATTCGGCGACGGTCCGGGTGCTGGTCAAGGATGATGTGAACCAGTTCGAGGTCTGGGACGCCGCCAACCACAAACTGCACGAAGCCACGGATTTTTACGAAGCGGTCCTCAACGCGTTGCCGAAAGACAAACAGGCGCAGTTGGGTTATCGGCCGGGCCAGGGTGCCTTTCTCAAGCAATGGGTGATGGCCAAGACCGAGACACCGGCGCAGCGCCGCACTGCCCTCGCCGCACCGCCGATCCGCCCGACGGCGGACCACGAAGCCATGATGCTGTTGCGCGGCCCCGGTTTCTCCACGACAGCCGCCACACTCACCGAACGGGTGCAGGATATATACCCCCACTTCAACGAACGCGAGGTCAATACCTTCGTCCGCTCCCTGGGATCGCAGGAACAGGGGCATCAGACACTGACCCGACTGGACCGCGAACTGGATGACCTGCGGGTGCTGTTCAATCGCTGGCGCTACCAGCAGCCGGACAGTTGGGGCCCGGATCAACGCGGATTCATGAACAGCGGCGGGTTGCACATCGTTGAACGGTTCATCGATTGTTTCAAACGCAAGTCCACGGTCTTTGGTGAGCGCAGTCTCACAGCCGACGGCGGTTATGCGCTGGACCTGTCCACGGAGTTCGAGGTGCTCGACCTCGAACGCTGGTGGAAGGATCTGCCGGAGATCAAACACTACCTCGATCAGATCAGCACCTTGAATCTGGACCGCACGACCTTTTCTGAAACCGCCTCCGGCCTGTTGAACGACTTCCCTCATCTGCGGCAACTGAGCGCCCGCAGTTGCGGGTTGACGCGACTGCCCGAAACCATTGGCAAGATGCACCACCTGCAAACCTTGCGGCTGATGAACAACGACATCACGTTGACCCCGTCCGCCGTCGAGCAACTGCGCAACCTGACACGCCTGGAAACCCTCAGGCTCGATGACAACAGGCAACTGGGCAGGCTCCCGGACGTCGGGCGCATGCCCAAACTGAGAATCCTGAGCTTGAGCAACACCGGGGCCACCACCTGGCCCGATGGCCTGTTCGGCCCCTTCAACAAGCGTCGACCCCGTGGCTTTTTTCTGGATTTGCAGGAGAACCCGATCAGCGTCATTCCGACGGTTGTACCCGGCTCCGAGGATGCCTTCCTCCTGGCGCGGACCCGCTTGTACGAAAAGCAACTCTCGGACAAAAACCTGGTCATTTTCAAAGCGTATCGACGGTCAGTCGGCATCGCACCCAAACAGGTCTACGCCGACGCTGCACGAGACACGATGAACCTGTGGCCGATGAAAGACGACTCGGTCTGGTGGAGTGCCGAGGTCTCAGGGCTGGGGACTTTTCGGGAGGAAGCCTGGCACGATCTGATGACCGAGCCTGGCTCTGAAGATTTCTTTGCCTTGATCCAGAAGCAGACCCGCTCGGCCGATTACCGGGCCGGCGGCGAATTGCGCCAACAGCTCAGCAGCCGGGTATGGCGCATGATCGAAGCCATCGATCTGGACACCGGGTTGCGCAAGGATCTGTTCGAAATGGCCAGGGCGCCCACCACCTGCGCCGATGCCGGGGCCCAGGTGTTCAACCACATGGGCATCAAGGTGCTCGCCTCCGAAGCCTATGCCCTGTCGACGTCCAACGCCGTCCTTGAAAGCAAACTGGTGAACCTGGCAAAGGGCGCCGCTCGCCTTGCGCGCGTGGATGACATTGCCCGTGCCGATTTCGGCAGCCGGCCCGGCAATCCCGATGAAGTGGAGGTGTACCTCGCCTACGAAACCGGCCTGGCCCAGCGCCTCGGTTTACCCTGGCAATCGGAGTCGATGCTGTATCGCCGTGTAGCCGGCGTGAGCGCCGAAACCCTCGACACGGCCTTCGAGACGGTGATGTCGATGGAAGCGGGCGATGGCTTGGTCAACGACATGCTGGAACAGCCGTTCTGGCAGAAATACCTGCGTGACACCTACCCGAACGAGTTCCGGCGCAACACCCGGCTGTACGAAGCCAGGAGCGACTTGCTGGAAGAGTTGCGCGAAGTCCAACACGCCTGGGCCAACGCCAAAGGCCAGCAGATTGCGCAACGACGCGCACTCAAACAACGCCTGCTGGACCTCGCTCGCCGACTGGATATTGATGAGAGCGTGGTACTGACTGATCAAGACATGACCGATGAGGTCTACGGCGGATTGCTTCACGACATGGGCTACGAAGAAAAAGAGCTGAGCAGAAAGCTGACCCGTGCAGCGCTGCAAAAAGACGCACGGCAGTAA
- a CDS encoding CS1 type fimbrial major subunit has translation MFRKLMVLLMPALVLWASSSAFAAREVHQFDVFVTIPSQAFYVIPADPGWIHREQKLPWNLATSTLGSLRKYFDVKNESGSIEARLEGRPYLSNGTDAHDIGLRVLFNGHVLNELNSSEVVSMSDAAPGKRVLLEIVPMPPVDGIYKPGSYFGSVNLIFNAVLPGA, from the coding sequence ATGTTCAGAAAACTGATGGTATTGCTGATGCCAGCGCTGGTTCTGTGGGCAAGCAGTTCGGCGTTTGCCGCTCGCGAGGTGCATCAATTCGACGTGTTCGTGACGATCCCGAGCCAGGCGTTCTACGTCATCCCCGCTGACCCTGGCTGGATTCATCGCGAACAGAAATTGCCATGGAATCTGGCGACCTCGACGTTGGGCAGCTTGCGCAAGTATTTCGATGTCAAGAATGAGTCCGGTTCCATCGAAGCCCGCCTTGAGGGCAGGCCCTATCTGTCCAACGGGACGGATGCCCATGACATTGGTTTGCGCGTGCTGTTCAACGGCCATGTGCTGAATGAACTGAACAGTAGCGAGGTGGTGTCGATGAGCGATGCCGCGCCGGGTAAACGTGTGTTGCTGGAGATCGTGCCGATGCCGCCTGTGGATGGGATTTATAAACCGGGCAGCTATTTCGGCAGCGTCAATTTGATTTTCAACGCAGTGCTGCCGGGTGCGTGA
- a CDS encoding p pilus assembly chaperone, producing the protein MKSLLALFGFLLVAQIAHAGPSINIGTVYDYLDGDKSTFLKRVFNGGDSTAFVKVNILEILYDADGKSQEVPLESSADGSARDGLMASPARLIVPAGGMQGTRLLYMGERDRERYFRVRFVPVVPEKEDEFAVSGEEREEYKKTLSAGVTVLAGYGAVFFVRPKDTRYASVIENDASRYRIRNNGNTVVVIDEFKDCAVKKEQDCQPTTKHHILAGRSFEFEKQAGREYRFTLVEGESSKKIDVKG; encoded by the coding sequence ATGAAATCCCTGTTGGCACTGTTTGGTTTTTTACTGGTTGCACAAATCGCACACGCTGGGCCGAGCATCAATATCGGCACGGTTTACGACTATCTGGATGGCGACAAAAGTACGTTCTTGAAACGCGTGTTCAACGGCGGCGACAGCACCGCGTTCGTCAAGGTCAACATCCTGGAAATCCTTTATGACGCCGACGGCAAGTCGCAGGAAGTGCCGCTCGAATCCAGTGCCGACGGCAGCGCCCGGGACGGCTTGATGGCCAGCCCGGCGCGGCTGATCGTGCCCGCCGGTGGCATGCAGGGCACGCGACTGCTGTACATGGGCGAGCGTGATCGCGAGCGATACTTCCGCGTGCGTTTCGTGCCGGTGGTGCCCGAGAAGGAAGACGAATTCGCGGTCTCGGGTGAAGAACGCGAGGAATACAAGAAAACCCTCTCCGCCGGCGTCACGGTGCTGGCCGGGTATGGCGCGGTGTTTTTCGTCCGTCCCAAGGATACGCGTTACGCCAGCGTGATCGAGAACGACGCGAGCCGTTACCGTATCCGCAACAACGGCAACACCGTGGTGGTGATCGACGAATTCAAGGACTGCGCGGTCAAGAAAGAACAGGACTGCCAGCCGACTACCAAGCATCACATTCTGGCGGGCCGCAGTTTCGAGTTCGAGAAACAGGCCGGTCGCGAGTATCGCTTCACCCTGGTTGAAGGCGAGAGCAGCAAGAAAATCGACGTGAAAGGCTGA
- a CDS encoding TcfC E-set like domain-containing protein translates to MFPMTPIATALALFFCASALAAPMENGNTPRSLLAQAKGLPSEFEEHFFDVPLAVRVERDQQFLGEAMVVLTRDDRITLVDFTDVSDSTIKASERETWTNYLKQGVALGDCKAKCPEQLLAVYYSLENSLVSILTENAERDDQVQRYYNQPEGGSTGLIVRNQLNLNGGQNQDLGGRYGLEASSSLGNWTQAVNLQLSRLGGVDNQLYHAVHELYTQRELEGNFLRLGLFTPNSEGLTRQPRSFGASPDTALGVMYGSSDSLAINNPKPAVYPIYVTANRQGSVEIYRDGLLINTQAIPAGLQTLDTRPLPGGIYEVEVRLIEDGQITSSTQELVYKPNNWRNHDERWRYNLFAGRESKMLSNWDDQADGEMTAGAAFNFLLHPRVILGLSGRQVKDTLQYGTSVDWAIVNNASVYANVYKTEDYGTGLDVQGLYSYGSGSIVASHNRSWLDTTRLYDTLPDGTRVRQRNVFIGQTSNSSLSVNHRLTSKSSVNARVSHSEGNTEGVGVDLGWSQRGRLFGSDANWRLSLFDRPGSFSSGNDRNRGVDLSLNIALGGPGEQISGSIGTRTDRDGGRDNNASVTYRKDLQDHLLQSVSATAITDTYGIGMNAMATMQSDLANADGFIQRSSYNNDFTGGLNLDSTVAVGGQKMVMTSQYHRNGAGMIIDVESDIDDIALRADDLSGGSAILKPGRNFVPITAYKSSSVSFDFEGNHVPAATIQPARSSYHLNKGGVDYRQIRVMKTLTVLGRLIDPQGKPLKGHHIINHASRGVSEVDGFFSMEMNAGSPTLEVRHGNQLLCQFRLDPSNGRAENNVLMIGDLRCTPDTLADVADTVQRAG, encoded by the coding sequence ATGTTCCCGATGACTCCCATCGCGACGGCGCTTGCCCTTTTTTTTTGCGCATCGGCCTTGGCCGCACCCATGGAAAACGGCAATACACCGAGAAGTTTGTTGGCGCAGGCCAAGGGGCTGCCAAGCGAGTTTGAAGAACACTTCTTTGATGTGCCGCTGGCGGTGCGCGTGGAACGTGACCAACAATTTCTCGGTGAGGCGATGGTCGTGTTAACCCGCGACGACCGCATCACCCTCGTTGACTTCACCGATGTCAGCGACAGCACGATCAAAGCCAGTGAACGCGAGACCTGGACCAATTACCTGAAACAAGGCGTGGCGCTGGGCGACTGCAAGGCGAAATGCCCCGAGCAGCTATTGGCCGTGTACTACAGCCTGGAAAACTCGCTGGTGTCGATTCTCACGGAAAACGCCGAACGCGACGATCAGGTCCAGCGTTACTACAACCAGCCCGAAGGCGGCAGCACCGGGTTGATCGTGCGCAATCAGCTGAACCTCAACGGTGGCCAGAACCAGGACCTCGGTGGTCGTTACGGTCTGGAAGCCAGCAGCAGTCTCGGTAACTGGACTCAAGCGGTGAACCTGCAACTGTCGCGACTGGGCGGTGTGGACAATCAGCTTTATCACGCCGTGCACGAGCTCTACACCCAGCGCGAACTGGAAGGCAATTTTCTGCGCCTGGGTTTATTCACGCCCAACTCGGAAGGCCTGACCCGTCAGCCGCGCTCCTTTGGCGCCAGCCCCGACACCGCGCTGGGCGTCATGTACGGCAGCTCCGACAGCCTGGCCATCAACAACCCGAAACCGGCGGTCTACCCGATCTACGTCACGGCCAATCGGCAGGGTTCGGTGGAAATCTATCGCGACGGTTTGCTGATCAATACTCAGGCGATACCGGCCGGTTTGCAGACCCTCGATACGCGGCCACTGCCCGGTGGCATTTATGAAGTGGAAGTGCGTCTGATCGAAGATGGCCAGATCACCTCCAGCACGCAGGAACTGGTCTATAAACCCAACAACTGGCGCAATCATGACGAGCGCTGGCGCTACAACCTGTTCGCCGGGCGTGAATCGAAAATGCTCAGCAACTGGGATGATCAGGCTGACGGCGAGATGACGGCCGGCGCCGCATTCAACTTCCTGCTGCACCCGCGGGTGATCCTCGGCCTGTCGGGCCGACAGGTGAAAGACACCCTGCAATACGGCACGTCGGTCGACTGGGCGATCGTCAACAACGCGAGTGTCTATGCCAACGTCTACAAGACCGAGGACTACGGCACCGGCCTCGACGTGCAGGGTCTGTATTCCTACGGCAGCGGCAGTATCGTCGCCAGCCACAATCGCAGCTGGCTCGACACCACCCGGCTCTACGACACGCTGCCGGACGGCACGCGAGTGCGGCAACGCAACGTATTTATCGGCCAGACCAGTAACTCTTCGCTGTCGGTGAACCATCGGCTCACCAGTAAAAGTTCGGTCAATGCCCGGGTGTCCCACAGCGAGGGCAACACCGAAGGCGTTGGCGTGGATCTGGGCTGGAGCCAGCGCGGCCGATTGTTCGGCAGCGACGCCAACTGGCGCTTGTCGCTGTTCGACAGACCGGGCAGCTTCAGCTCGGGGAATGACCGTAATCGCGGCGTCGACCTGAGCCTCAACATTGCCCTGGGCGGTCCGGGCGAACAGATCTCCGGCAGCATCGGCACTCGTACCGATCGCGACGGCGGGCGCGATAACAATGCTTCGGTCACCTACCGCAAAGACTTGCAGGATCACCTGCTGCAAAGCGTTTCCGCCACGGCCATCACCGACACCTATGGCATCGGCATGAACGCGATGGCGACGATGCAATCGGACCTGGCCAACGCCGACGGATTTATCCAGCGTTCCTCTTACAACAACGACTTCACCGGTGGCCTGAACCTCGACAGCACCGTCGCCGTCGGCGGGCAAAAAATGGTCATGACCAGCCAGTACCACCGCAACGGTGCGGGCATGATCATCGATGTCGAATCGGACATCGATGACATCGCCCTGCGTGCCGACGACTTGAGCGGCGGCAGCGCGATACTCAAGCCGGGGCGCAATTTCGTACCGATCACGGCTTACAAAAGCAGCTCGGTCAGTTTCGATTTCGAGGGCAATCACGTTCCGGCTGCAACCATCCAGCCGGCGCGCTCCAGCTACCACCTGAACAAGGGCGGCGTGGACTATCGCCAGATTCGCGTGATGAAAACTCTCACCGTGCTCGGTCGTCTGATCGACCCTCAGGGCAAGCCGCTCAAGGGCCACCACATCATCAACCACGCCAGCCGTGGGGTGAGTGAAGTGGACGGCTTCTTCTCCATGGAAATGAACGCTGGTTCCCCGACCCTGGAAGTGCGCCACGGCAACCAGTTGCTGTGCCAGTTCCGCCTCGACCCGAGCAATGGTCGCGCGGAAAACAACGTGCTGATGATCGGCGACCTGCGTTGCACGCCGGACACCCTGGCGGACGTCGCCGATACCGTGCAGAGGGCGGGTTGA
- a CDS encoding CS1 type fimbrial major subunit — MFKKFAIAVPMTLLALSSSMAFAAEESRSSINITAEIPSSIFYAQPVNPDFGKDERMQYRVLDGTLTDVVGMYDIKHTEGSVNAYVEGGPQPLFNGNTAKNIPLTYTFNGKVLTGTTQEVVGDAESNGGMRAELRISAAKPAADQNGLYTVSPTVIFDAVPRI; from the coding sequence ATGTTCAAGAAGTTTGCAATCGCCGTTCCGATGACCCTCCTGGCCCTGAGTTCTTCGATGGCGTTCGCTGCGGAAGAATCGCGCTCCTCGATCAACATTACCGCGGAAATCCCGAGCTCGATCTTTTATGCCCAGCCTGTAAACCCGGACTTTGGTAAAGACGAGAGAATGCAATACCGCGTCCTTGACGGAACCCTGACAGACGTGGTTGGCATGTACGATATCAAACACACCGAAGGTTCGGTGAACGCTTACGTCGAAGGCGGCCCGCAACCCTTGTTCAACGGTAATACGGCGAAAAACATTCCCCTGACTTACACCTTCAATGGAAAAGTATTGACCGGTACCACTCAGGAGGTGGTAGGTGACGCCGAATCCAATGGCGGCATGCGCGCGGAACTGCGTATATCCGCCGCCAAACCGGCTGCCGACCAGAACGGCCTGTACACCGTTAGTCCTACTGTGATTTTCGATGCTGTCCCCCGCATTTAA
- a CDS encoding PadR family transcriptional regulator, producing MRDHHSPHREHGDGRDGFEKRPGRERGGRGPRVFAPGDLKLLLLALIAERPCHGYDLIRQIEGMFDGAYSPSPGVIYPTLTFLEESEMIQGDAEGGKKRYSVTETGRLSLSEQAVALDGVRMRIDVSKRSLRGHDRPAEIHEAVHNLRHALQLHHGRWSPEEILRVAALLNDTAKAIVDGPLVQSPAEKAE from the coding sequence ATGAGAGACCATCATTCCCCCCACCGCGAACACGGTGACGGCCGCGACGGCTTCGAGAAACGCCCCGGTCGCGAGCGTGGCGGCCGAGGCCCCCGGGTGTTTGCCCCCGGCGATCTGAAATTGCTGCTGCTCGCGCTCATCGCCGAACGGCCCTGCCACGGCTATGACTTGATCCGTCAGATCGAAGGTATGTTCGACGGTGCCTACAGCCCCAGCCCCGGCGTGATCTACCCGACCCTGACCTTCCTGGAAGAAAGCGAAATGATCCAGGGCGACGCCGAAGGCGGGAAAAAACGCTACAGCGTGACCGAGACCGGACGTCTGTCTTTAAGTGAGCAAGCGGTTGCACTGGACGGGGTGCGCATGCGCATCGATGTCAGCAAGCGCTCGTTACGCGGCCATGACCGTCCGGCCGAAATTCACGAAGCGGTGCATAACCTGCGTCATGCGTTACAACTGCACCACGGTCGCTGGAGTCCCGAAGAAATCCTGCGGGTCGCCGCTTTGCTCAACGACACCGCCAAAGCCATCGTTGATGGTCCCTTGGTTCAATCCCCTGCGGAGAAAGCTGAATGA
- a CDS encoding siderophore-interacting protein, with protein MTEVIEHTIHRVMHEIKRRRLQVLRVVDLTPRMRRITLGGPELAGFISLGTDDHVKLLFPQNAAEQAALETLVLGAGKDNGPMPAMRDYTPRRYDLDTLELDIDFVLHGDGPASTWAEQARPGQFLHIGGPRGSMIVPDMFDSYLLIGDETAIPAIARRLEGLAANRRALVIIEVENGAEQQKLESPAQVNVIWVLRDGGRNNLLTTVKELQIPAGHLYTWVATESKVSRQIRRVLLDEHGLNDQFLKAVGYWRLDDSDEE; from the coding sequence ATGACTGAAGTGATCGAGCACACCATTCACCGCGTCATGCATGAAATCAAACGCCGCCGCCTGCAAGTCTTGCGCGTGGTTGACCTGACCCCGCGCATGCGCCGGATTACCCTGGGCGGCCCTGAACTGGCCGGCTTCATCAGCCTGGGCACAGACGACCACGTCAAACTGCTGTTCCCGCAGAACGCGGCAGAACAAGCGGCGCTGGAAACCCTGGTTCTCGGTGCGGGCAAAGACAACGGGCCGATGCCGGCGATGCGCGACTACACCCCGCGGCGCTATGACCTGGACACGCTGGAACTGGACATCGACTTCGTCCTGCACGGCGACGGCCCTGCCTCGACCTGGGCCGAGCAGGCCAGGCCGGGGCAATTCCTGCACATCGGTGGACCACGGGGATCGATGATCGTACCGGACATGTTCGACAGCTATTTGCTGATCGGCGATGAGACGGCAATTCCCGCGATTGCGCGGCGTCTGGAGGGTTTGGCGGCCAATCGGCGAGCGCTGGTGATCATTGAGGTGGAGAACGGCGCGGAACAGCAAAAGCTCGAAAGCCCGGCGCAGGTCAATGTGATCTGGGTGTTGCGCGACGGTGGCAGGAACAATCTGCTGACCACGGTGAAGGAATTGCAGATACCCGCCGGCCATCTGTACACGTGGGTGGCCACAGAGAGCAAAGTGTCACGGCAGATTCGTCGGGTATTGCTGGACGAGCACGGGCTGAACGATCAATTCCTCAAAGCCGTCGGCTATTGGCGGCTGGACGACAGCGACGAGGAGTAA